The genomic region TTGAGATTGTCCCCACTGAACTAGACCAGGCCGAGGCGCTCTACGCCCTGGTAGATACTAACCGTCCAACCCTATCCAAATGGTTCTCCTGGGTAGATACCATGCAGTCAGTCGTCGACGAACGAGATTTCATCGCCTATGCCCAAAACAAGGCCAAGCAGCGGGGACTTTTCATGTTCACCATCTTGGCTAACAACCAGGCCATTGGCATGATTGACCTGCATAATATTGCTGGCCAGCAGGCGGAATTTGGCTACTGGCTGGCTAATAATTATCAGGGCCGGGGCATTGCCTCGGCTGCCGTTAGGCACGTTGGTGAGTATGCCGCCCGACACCTCAACCTAGACCACCTCATTATCAAGGCCGATAAAGATAATCTAGCCAGCATTCGAGTAGCCCAGCGTAACGGTTTTGAACCAATCGGGGATAATCACCTCGTCGCCTTTATACGGACTAAATGGTAGTCCCACCCCGACCCGGATTGACTTGGGTCCGATTCATGTTATACTAAATTTATAGAAAAGAGCCGCAGCTGGAACTGCGACTCCTTCTAGCCAATCCGTTCGAAACGGTGACTAACCAAATAGTTTTCTGAAATAACCATCGCGGCCGTCAAGCGAGATGGTTATTTTTTATTGCCTGGCATGCGCAACCCAAACAAGCAAAAAAGCCCATCCGTCACTCAAAACGGACTGGGCTTTTTATTTAGCAGAAACTTATACCAGTGAACCAAAAATCTTAGCTACTTGGGATGCCAGGGCTGAGAAACCGCTCGTTACGCTCGGAATTACGTTTCCAAGGGCCCCAACCAAGTTGTTGAAGGAACTAACCAGATTGGCAGCACCGTTAACCACTGAGGCAATGGCGTTTTCAACGTCCCCAACTGAACCGATGCCGTGAGCTAGGCCCTGGTTTAGCTTAGTCAGCTGGTTGGCCAAGGCGATGAAGGCGTCAGAGGCTTGGTTGAATCCCTGCAACTGGGCATTCGTTAGCTTACCCCAGCCAGCGTTAAAGGCCGTCAGGGAATCACCCAACTTAGTCAAAGCAGTACCGGCCTGGATCAAGAAGTTATCTAGACCGTCCAACTTGTTGAGCAAGCCGTTTCCAATCTTAGACCCAATGTCCTGGCGGTTATCTTGCACTGCCTGCTGGGAAGCCTTCAGGTTATTCAGTGAACTCTTGACCTCCTGGGTATTGCTCTTGATATCAGCACCCTGGTTGTCTAGCGGAGCAGACTTGGGTGCTGTCTCAGCAGCATATACCTGGGTTGATGGCGCTGCTACTGCAAAGCCAATCAAACCAGTCAACGAAGAAACAGCAGCAATCTTAACAACGTTTTTCATATCGCGTTTACCTTTCGCCCAACCTAAGCGCCAGGGCTTGGTCGGGTTCCTCTCTCTATTTGCGTTTCTGCTATATTCTAAATTGTATAGGCAACTTAATAAAAAATAAAGTTAAATTTAATGTAATTTTAAGGTAACCTTAACTTAATTATTGTCACGAAATCGTTACACAAATTCGGCTTAATAGAGCCATTTTGCGGGAGATTTATGCTATAATCTGACCAATAGAAAAGAGTCGTAGCTGGAACTACGACTCCCTAGCGAATCCGTTACAAACGGTGACTAACCAAATAGTTTTCTAAATAACCATCGCGGCCGTCAAGCGAAGATGGTTATTTTTTATTGCTAAGTTTTATTAGCTCAACAATTAAGGCCAGGAGCGACAGGACAAACATCCCGAAGCCCAGCAGTAATTGTAAGACGTCCGCGGTGGACATCTGGCTTCTCCTTTCCTAGATTCTGGAGTTACAGTTTTAACACCATAAGCACCACCTCCATTCCGGGATAGCCACCGTCTTCACTTATTCACTATGCTGATATTATAGCATATAAAAAGGGAACAAATGTTCCCTTTTGGTCATAAATTGTAATGATTAGCTGCAGAGACAGTTGTTATATGTGCTGGTTAAAACGTTGATATTTAGCGGTTAACACTCACCACACAAAAAAGCACCAATCCCTTGTTGCTTTTTTCATTAACTAGGTAGGACCCAATAGTTATCACTGTTGTGGTCCTTAACGTAGTTGGCAAATTCCTTGGACTCATAAGCTTTCTTCTTGATCGTAGCGGCCACTAAGAAGTACTGCGAATGGACATTTTCAGCCAGGAGCATGGTCTTAGATGGAACCTTTCTTAATCCAAAAATGTACGGCTGAACCTTCTTTAAGATTCGTCACGCTTAATGAGAATCGAATAAAACTGCTGTTTAAAGCTTTTTAAAATGGTATGGTTTAAAAAATGTTTGGAGATTGAAATGTCCCTGCTTGTCCATTTTTTTCTGTTCAGTTTTGCAACGAATATAAGAATTTTCTCCCGAAAGGACTCCGTATTTTTTATCCAATTCACCTATTTTATCTAGCTTCATCGGGGTGTTAAAAATATAATTAGTTTTCATAAAGTATGTTTCTTTAACGTGTTTTAGGTCATTTATGTTTCTTTCGATCAAAATTATTTTATGAAAATGATTATTATAGCTCCATATGAAAATAGGAATCGTTACAAGTAGTAAGACAACCAATATTACAAGCCATACTGTTGCCAAAATATTTAGATAATAATTGTTCGTTTCCATAATTGGGCTAATCATAAATTGAACTGCTCTCTTTGAGAACGATATAAGCGATTTTAAATAGGTTTGAATTGTTGCTACAGCAACATTAATTTTAGATACTATAAGGATTATTGCGCTAACTGTAAGACCTTGCACAAGTTTCGGAGACCACTTGTCCCATTCTGTTTGATTTTCTAAATATTTTTTATAGGCATTTAAACTAGCAATGGTCTCCACAAAATCATTTCGCTGAAACATACTCAATTTAAAGTAAAATAGCAGTCTTCTTAGTTTAAGATGATCTTCAAATTTCTTTGAAAAATAGTATATGAATATAAAAAACAGGTTCATAGACATTGTTACTACCATAAGAGCATAAGTTACAAAAATGCCAATCACTATCCAATTTGAATGAAAGAACTTTTTGTAAAATACACACAACGTAAAAAAAGTAATAGACAAGATTATGATGGCCCATAAATAAATAACACGAATTTTTGTCTTAGGTACTCCAGTAAATAATTGTTTATAAAGTACCAAAGCAGTGGGAAGCTGAATGGGGTTTCTCCTAATGAATTTTTTTATATTACGTTCATCACTTTTGCTTATTTTTATTTGATTCACATCCTGTTGCATGTTTCTCTCCCTGCATGTATAAGTATTCACATTATACCACTAGAGTAGAATTGACCCGTCTCAAATCAAGAGCAACAAAAAAGCACCAATCACTTGGTGCTTTTTCCTTAATTAGGCAGGACCCAGTAGTTATCACTGTTGTGGTCCTTAACGTAGTTAGCAAATTCTTTTGACTCATAAGCCTTCTTGACGTCCTTAGCCCACTGGGTATCAGCCTTCTTCTTGGTCGTAGCGGCCACTAAGAAGTACTGGGACTGAACGTTTTCAGCCAGGAGCATGGTCTTAGAGGACACCTTGGCATTAAAGGCGACCGAGCCTGGCAAGATTACGTAAGAGAAATCCGAAGTTGAACGCGGAATCGTTGACGAATCAATTTCCTTAAAGTTCAAGTGGTGTGGATTATCAACCACGTCCTTACCAGTGGCCTTAATGGGATCGATGCCGCTCTTCAGCTTAATCCAACCAGCCTTTTCCAGCAGCTGGTATGCCCGGGCCGTGTTGGATGGGTCATTTGGCACGGCAATCGTGTCACCATCACTTACATCACTCAAACTCTTCTTTTGGGCTGGATAAATACCCATCGGCACGGTCGGAATCTTAGTCAAAGCGGTCAAATCGCCGTGCTTTTCCTTATTGAAATTGTTCAAGTAAGCCGTGTGCTGGTCAACATTCAAATCGACCTCGTTGTCATTCAAGGCCACATCGGCGTTTAGCAAATTCGTGAAGGACTTATTCTCAACCTTATACCCTTCCTTTTCTAGGATTGGCTTAACCCCATCCAAGAAAAGCTGGCTGTAAGGACCAGGTGAACTCGCTAGAACAATTGTCTTATCCGAGCTGCTACTCTTGCTGCTCTTTTGATGCGATTGACCAAAGGCAAAGTAGGTCCCAATTAGGATTACGATGACAACTAGGCCACCAATCCAGTAACTTTTTTTCATTTACTTGTCCCCTCCTTGGCAAAGTAGGCTTGTAAGGCATAAACGGAACGAACGTACCAGGCCGCCCCAATTTTCAGGGTGCCATCATCAACGACTAGGTCCGAATGATGGAGCCCGTTGTTGGCACCACTACCAATAAAGGCAAAGACGCTTGGAATTTCTTCCGTATAGTAGGCAAAGTCCTCGCCACCGGCCGTTGCTGGCATGTCAACCAGCTCGGCCTGGTCGGCAATCGCTTCGGCCAAAAATGGCGTTAATTGAGGGCTATTTTGCAGGACTGGTGGTCCGGGCTGCCAGTCAATCTCGGCCTTGAGGCCGTAGCTAGCGGCCTGAGCCTCAACTACCTGGTAGAACTGCTTGTGGGCAAGCTCCCGGTCCTCACCCCCAAAGGTCCGAATCGTTCCTTCAAACCAGGCGTCATCGGGAATCACGTTCCAGGTCTTACCACCCTCGATGTGGGTAACCGACAGGACACTTTGATGGTTGGGGTTCAAAGTCCGGCTAATCACGGTTTGCAAGGCCGTAATCGTGTTAGCCAGCCCAACGATGGGATCAATGTTTTCATGGGGCTTGGCCGCATGACCGCCAACCCCGTGGAAGGTCACGGCAAACTTATCGACCGCTGCGGTCCGAGGCCCAGACTGGACACTGATTTGACCAACTGGGAGGCGAGGCTGGTTATGGAAACCAACGATGGCCTCTACGTCAGCCACGCCGTTATTTTCCAGCACCTCTTTAGCCCCAACATTGGTTTCTTCGGCTGGCTGGAAGAGCAACCGCACCTTGATCTTGATTTCTTTTTCGTGTTCCTTAAGCAACTGCGAGGCTGCCAGAAGCGAGGTCAGGTGCAGGTCGTGGCCACAGGCATGCATGACCCCGGCGTTCTGAGAACTAAAGTCCAGGTTAGTTTGTTCCTGAATCGGCAGGGCGTCAATGTCGGCCCGCAGGGCGATGGTGTGCTCGGCGTCTTCCGGTCCAATTTCAGCTAGGACGCCAGTTTTGAGTCCTGGTGGCGTGACAATCCGGTAACCCAGTTCGCTGAGATAATTGTGGATGAGGACCGTGGTTTCGGACTCCTTACTGGACAGTTCTGGGTGCTGGTGGAAATAGTGCCGGACGGCTGCCCAGTCGGTCAAAGTTCTCTGGTCGGTTTTTAAGGCCATAATGCTCCCCCTCTGCAAAATAAAAACCAGTGGCTACCCGAAGATAGACACTGGCCCCGTAAAATCATGACGGTTAGGTAAAATCTATGCTGGTAATCTCAAATCATCGGACCGCAGTCCCTGATAAATGAGCAAACCATGCCCTCATTTATCAGTTCGATTGTTCTGAAGAACACATTCGCATTGGATTAAACCCTCATCATTTTCTAATTATATACTCATAATAATACCAGCGGGTTGGCACTTGTCAAGAACTAATCTTGCTTGGCGCCCCGCTGCCGGCCCATTAGGAGGGCAAAGGAAAGTCCCGCCGCAATAACGACGATGATCAAAGAAGCCAGAGTTAGGTGCCAGAGACTGTTATAAAAGGCCTGGCTGACAACATTTTGCAAGGTCTTAGCCAATGGCAGTCTCAGCAAGGCGGGACTCGTAATCACACTGTGCCCAGCAAAGGGACCAGCCTCAATCAGGGTCTGGCGGATGGCCGTCACCTGCCCAGCCGGTACCCCGGTGAAGGTAAAGTGGTGGTTCAGGTAGCTATCATAGTGGTTGGTTTGAACCAGCCCTAGAATAACTACCCCAAAGGAAATCCCCAGCTGACGGAAAACGTTAATTAAGCCAGAAACCATGCCAATTTCTGCTGGCGCGGCCCCAGCCAGACCGGCGTTATTTAGCAGTGGGTTAATCAGACCGTTGGCAATTCCCAGGACCACCAGGGGCAAAATCAGTTGGTTATAGGTCAAATGAGTAGTCATGGCATTCATGAAGAGTAGGAAGGCCACGCCCGATACCAGCAAGGAACCTGAAATCAGGTTGCGGGAGCCAAACTTGCGACCTAGGTAACCGGTCATTGGTCCTAAAATCAAACTCCAGAAG from Leuconostocaceae bacterium ESL0723 harbors:
- a CDS encoding GNAT family protein; this translates as MTAVTAFTINNLAIEIVPTELDQAEALYALVDTNRPTLSKWFSWVDTMQSVVDERDFIAYAQNKAKQRGLFMFTILANNQAIGMIDLHNIAGQQAEFGYWLANNYQGRGIASAAVRHVGEYAARHLNLDHLIIKADKDNLASIRVAQRNGFEPIGDNHLVAFIRTKW
- a CDS encoding collagen-like triple helix repeat-containing protein, with amino-acid sequence MKNVVKIAAVSSLTGLIGFAVAAPSTQVYAAETAPKSAPLDNQGADIKSNTQEVKSSLNNLKASQQAVQDNRQDIGSKIGNGLLNKLDGLDNFLIQAGTALTKLGDSLTAFNAGWGKLTNAQLQGFNQASDAFIALANQLTKLNQGLAHGIGSVGDVENAIASVVNGAANLVSSFNNLVGALGNVIPSVTSGFSALASQVAKIFGSLV
- a CDS encoding putative holin-like toxin, which encodes MSTADVLQLLLGFGMFVLSLLALIVELIKLSNKK
- a CDS encoding MetQ/NlpA family ABC transporter substrate-binding protein → MKKSYWIGGLVVIVILIGTYFAFGQSHQKSSKSSSSDKTIVLASSPGPYSQLFLDGVKPILEKEGYKVENKSFTNLLNADVALNDNEVDLNVDQHTAYLNNFNKEKHGDLTALTKIPTVPMGIYPAQKKSLSDVSDGDTIAVPNDPSNTARAYQLLEKAGWIKLKSGIDPIKATGKDVVDNPHHLNFKEIDSSTIPRSTSDFSYVILPGSVAFNAKVSSKTMLLAENVQSQYFLVAATTKKKADTQWAKDVKKAYESKEFANYVKDHNSDNYWVLPN
- a CDS encoding amidohydrolase, translated to MALKTDQRTLTDWAAVRHYFHQHPELSSKESETTVLIHNYLSELGYRIVTPPGLKTGVLAEIGPEDAEHTIALRADIDALPIQEQTNLDFSSQNAGVMHACGHDLHLTSLLAASQLLKEHEKEIKIKVRLLFQPAEETNVGAKEVLENNGVADVEAIVGFHNQPRLPVGQISVQSGPRTAAVDKFAVTFHGVGGHAAKPHENIDPIVGLANTITALQTVISRTLNPNHQSVLSVTHIEGGKTWNVIPDDAWFEGTIRTFGGEDRELAHKQFYQVVEAQAASYGLKAEIDWQPGPPVLQNSPQLTPFLAEAIADQAELVDMPATAGGEDFAYYTEEIPSVFAFIGSGANNGLHHSDLVVDDGTLKIGAAWYVRSVYALQAYFAKEGTSK